A stretch of the Sphingomonas sp. CL5.1 genome encodes the following:
- a CDS encoding histidine phosphotransferase family protein — protein sequence MTISPVDFASLLCSRLCHDLLSPVGALNNGLELLADETDPAMRERCLDLLGESARVSANKLKFFRLAFGAGGGFGDLIDTREAQAAITGLLGENKRLDLNWLVEEAELPKTAIKVLLNLAMIAGDALVRGGTLAIGGENNAGVIEIVLKAEGARVILDDELRATLTEGAGGREVTPRSAAAYMVHSLVTETGGSVQVSAPAENVLLFGATLNAR from the coding sequence ATGACGATCAGCCCGGTCGATTTCGCCAGCCTGTTATGCTCGCGGCTGTGCCACGACCTGCTGTCGCCGGTGGGGGCGCTCAATAACGGGCTGGAACTGCTCGCCGACGAGACCGATCCGGCGATGCGCGAGCGCTGCCTCGACCTGCTGGGCGAGAGCGCGCGGGTTTCGGCGAACAAGCTGAAATTCTTCCGCCTCGCCTTCGGGGCCGGGGGTGGTTTCGGCGACCTCATCGACACGCGCGAGGCGCAGGCCGCGATCACCGGGCTGCTCGGCGAGAACAAGCGGCTCGACCTCAACTGGCTGGTCGAGGAAGCGGAACTGCCCAAGACGGCGATCAAGGTGCTGCTCAACCTGGCGATGATCGCGGGCGACGCGCTGGTGCGCGGCGGCACGCTGGCGATCGGCGGCGAGAACAATGCCGGCGTCATCGAAATCGTGCTGAAGGCGGAGGGCGCGCGCGTCATCCTGGACGATGAATTGCGCGCGACGCTTACCGAGGGCGCGGGCGGGCGCGAGGTGACGCCGCGCAGCGCGGCGGCCTATATGGTCCATTCGCTCGTCACCGAGACCGGCGGATCGGTGCAGGTGAGCGCGCCGGCCGAAAACGTCCTGCTGTTCGGCGCGACGCTCAACGCCCGGTAA
- a CDS encoding chemotaxis protein CheA, whose protein sequence is MDDLLQEFIAETRESLEAIAGEIVAWEADPADRARLDAIFRFVHTVKGSCGFLDLPRVGRLSHAAEDVLAAVRAGERLPDRALVNAVLSIVDRIGEIVEAIDAGAGLDDSGEDALIAALERQDDAPATALPVQPAVAAGRAQSRSIRLSVDLLDRMMNGVSEMVLARNELARRLRETGEDAAGHTLDRLSQTVAELRDTVTRTRMQTVDALFSALPRVVRDTAAALGKQVSLTIDGGDVELDREMIELLRDPLVHMVRNALDHGLETPAERRAAGKREAGRLTVSARQSGNRILVEIADDGRGIDTDLLAARALARDPARDAEIRGLSERGRLDLIFEPGLSSRDVVTGTSGRGVGMDVVRTNVEQIGGRIAIANRPGRGLSITLEVPLTLAILSAVIVEAGGQVFALPRQAIDEIVSVRADMVRIDPIGEGRLATIRDRQLPLVALGGILGLPHGAPGLLMVLEVPGGAYALAVDAVLDTEELVIKPAAPAVMRAGVYAGQTLPDSGRPMLLLDVAGLAAVAGLQFSAIEREEPPVAEVPVEAGVQALLFHDIDGCRRAIALAAINRIEPLSPDAVHEAAGQWWMTSGEQAVGLVCAATPRAAETGWSVLRLNEELGALAYPVCEAIDIVMLPAEIAPALGAGVIAGIAMIDGAPVEVIDPLALTERNASTRHAPLCLLRGAEAGWMEIFLKPAIEAAGYRVVRRLAEGEAADVILAMDDEEVGGVGEERILRLGRSPGDPLYRYDRVALVDALGRAA, encoded by the coding sequence ATGGACGACCTGTTGCAGGAATTCATCGCCGAGACTCGCGAATCGCTGGAGGCGATCGCGGGCGAAATCGTCGCGTGGGAAGCCGATCCGGCTGACCGCGCGCGGCTCGATGCCATTTTCCGCTTCGTGCATACGGTGAAAGGAAGCTGCGGCTTCCTCGACCTGCCGCGCGTCGGCCGGCTCAGCCATGCGGCGGAGGACGTGCTGGCGGCGGTGCGCGCTGGCGAGCGCCTGCCGGATCGCGCGCTGGTCAATGCCGTGCTGTCGATCGTCGACCGGATCGGGGAGATCGTCGAGGCGATCGACGCTGGCGCCGGGCTGGACGACAGCGGCGAGGATGCGCTGATCGCGGCGCTCGAACGTCAGGATGACGCGCCGGCCACCGCGCTTCCCGTCCAGCCGGCCGTGGCGGCCGGTCGCGCGCAGAGCCGCAGCATCCGCCTCTCGGTCGATCTGCTCGACCGGATGATGAACGGCGTGTCGGAGATGGTGCTGGCGCGCAACGAACTGGCCCGCCGCCTGCGTGAGACGGGCGAGGACGCGGCCGGCCATACGCTCGACCGGCTGTCGCAGACCGTCGCCGAACTTCGCGACACGGTGACGCGCACGCGGATGCAGACGGTCGATGCTTTGTTCTCCGCTCTCCCGCGCGTGGTGCGCGACACGGCCGCCGCGCTGGGCAAGCAGGTGTCGCTGACGATCGATGGCGGCGACGTGGAGCTTGATCGCGAGATGATCGAGCTGCTGCGCGATCCACTCGTCCACATGGTCCGCAACGCGCTCGACCACGGCCTCGAAACCCCCGCCGAACGCCGCGCGGCCGGCAAGCGCGAGGCGGGGCGGCTCACCGTCTCCGCGCGCCAGTCCGGCAACCGCATCCTGGTCGAGATCGCAGACGACGGGCGCGGGATCGACACCGATCTGCTCGCCGCCCGCGCGCTGGCGCGTGATCCGGCGCGCGATGCCGAGATTCGCGGGTTGAGCGAGCGCGGACGGCTCGACCTGATCTTCGAGCCGGGACTCTCGAGTCGCGATGTCGTCACCGGCACCTCTGGGCGCGGCGTCGGGATGGATGTGGTGCGGACGAACGTCGAGCAGATCGGCGGCCGTATCGCGATCGCCAACCGGCCGGGGCGCGGGCTGAGCATCACGCTGGAAGTGCCGCTGACGCTGGCGATCCTTTCCGCCGTGATCGTCGAAGCCGGCGGCCAGGTGTTCGCGCTGCCACGACAGGCGATCGACGAGATCGTCTCGGTTCGCGCGGACATGGTGCGGATCGACCCGATCGGGGAGGGGCGCCTCGCCACGATCAGGGACCGTCAACTGCCGCTGGTCGCGCTCGGCGGAATACTGGGGTTGCCGCACGGCGCGCCGGGGCTGCTGATGGTGCTGGAAGTGCCGGGCGGCGCCTATGCGCTGGCGGTCGACGCGGTGCTGGATACCGAGGAACTGGTCATCAAGCCCGCCGCGCCGGCGGTGATGCGCGCGGGCGTCTATGCTGGACAGACCTTACCCGACAGCGGACGGCCGATGCTGCTGCTCGACGTCGCGGGGCTGGCGGCGGTAGCGGGGTTGCAATTCTCCGCGATCGAGCGCGAGGAGCCGCCCGTCGCGGAAGTGCCGGTGGAGGCGGGTGTTCAGGCATTGCTGTTCCACGATATCGACGGCTGCCGCCGGGCGATCGCGCTGGCCGCGATCAACCGCATCGAGCCGCTCTCCCCGGACGCGGTGCATGAGGCCGCCGGACAATGGTGGATGACGAGCGGCGAACAGGCGGTCGGGCTGGTCTGCGCGGCGACTCCGCGCGCGGCGGAGACGGGCTGGTCCGTGCTGCGGTTGAACGAGGAGCTTGGCGCGCTGGCCTATCCGGTGTGCGAGGCGATCGACATCGTCATGCTGCCGGCGGAGATCGCGCCAGCCTTGGGAGCCGGCGTCATTGCCGGTATCGCGATGATCGACGGCGCGCCGGTGGAGGTGATCGATCCGCTCGCCCTGACCGAACGGAACGCGAGCACGCGCCATGCGCCGCTGTGCCTGTTGCGCGGGGCGGAGGCCGGCTGGATGGAAATCTTCCTGAAACCGGCGATCGAAGCGGCCGGATATCGCGTCGTGCGGCGACTCGCGGAGGGCGAGGCGGCGGACGTGATCCTCGCGATGGACGACGAGGAAGTCGGCGGAGTCGGCGAGGAACGTATCCTGCGGCTTGGCCGCTCGCCGGGCGACCCGCTCTATCGCTACGATCGTGTCGCGTTGGTCGATGCACTGGGGAGGGCGGCATGA
- a CDS encoding chemotaxis protein CheW, producing MSQPALHLIGSLGDRGVLFDAAQVKAVIDVGEIVPAPGAAPAVRGLAALRSRVVTVIDSWQVLGLPAPDGERRRAVITSVEGQLYAVLVDAMEDVAPVEVTPLAPGVAVGDRWSAVAAGSAVRDGQPMLVIDLPRLVSRVA from the coding sequence ATGAGCCAGCCCGCGCTTCATCTGATCGGCAGCCTCGGCGATAGAGGTGTCCTGTTCGACGCCGCGCAGGTCAAGGCGGTGATCGATGTCGGGGAAATCGTGCCGGCGCCCGGCGCGGCGCCGGCGGTGCGCGGGCTCGCCGCCTTGCGTAGCCGCGTCGTGACGGTGATCGATAGCTGGCAGGTGCTGGGATTGCCCGCGCCTGACGGCGAACGTCGCCGCGCCGTCATCACGTCGGTGGAAGGGCAACTCTATGCCGTGCTGGTCGATGCCATGGAGGATGTCGCCCCGGTCGAGGTCACGCCGCTCGCGCCGGGCGTGGCGGTGGGCGATCGCTGGTCGGCGGTGGCGGCCGGAAGCGCGGTGCGCGATGGCCAGCCGATGCTGGTGATCGATCTTCCCCGGCTGGTTTCGCGCGTGGCGTGA
- a CDS encoding response regulator, producing MKSCLVVDDSKVIRKVARHILEGMDFAVAEASDGREALDHCMTTTPDVILLDWNMPVMSGMEFLRALRETALESRPKVVFCTTENGTAHIRAAIDAGADEYVMKPFDREALASKLQIVGVV from the coding sequence ATGAAATCGTGTCTCGTCGTCGATGATTCCAAGGTGATCCGAAAGGTCGCGCGGCACATTCTGGAAGGAATGGATTTCGCCGTCGCGGAGGCGTCGGACGGGCGCGAGGCGCTCGATCACTGCATGACGACCACGCCGGACGTGATCCTGCTCGACTGGAACATGCCGGTGATGAGCGGCATGGAATTCCTCCGCGCGCTGCGCGAGACTGCGCTGGAATCACGGCCGAAGGTGGTGTTCTGCACCACCGAGAACGGCACCGCGCATATCCGCGCGGCGATCGATGCGGGCGCGGACGAATATGTCATGAAGCCATTCGATCGCGAGGCGCTCGCGAGCAAGCTCCAGATCGTCGGCGTCGTCTGA
- a CDS encoding chemotaxis protein CheB: MPASPGLLRRNAPSRPRVLIVDDSAVARTVLARMTEDGGQFAVAGAVANIADALAFLGGERVDLILLDLEMPDIDGLTGLPDLVAAGGGDARVLVVSSSCDQGAATTVQALALGAADTLVKPGGPGFVGRFAEVLRERMTRLTERRPKPIPPRTVERPAIGRFDIVAIGASTGGIHALSSLLRAVPRTFDRPILITQHLPASFSPYFAAQMAVLGNRPCDIAGDRMRLHPGRIVVAPGDAHIVAVSLGDSGCALRLSREPVANGNMPSVDPMLSSLAEVYGPRLLAVVLSGMGRDGLEGAEAVRRAGGTVVVQDEASSVVWGMPGAVAGAGHADAVMPPEAIGEMIAAQAR; the protein is encoded by the coding sequence ATGCCTGCATCGCCCGGTCTCCTGCGAAGGAATGCGCCGTCCCGGCCGCGTGTGCTGATCGTCGACGATTCGGCGGTGGCGCGCACCGTCCTGGCGCGGATGACGGAGGACGGCGGGCAATTCGCGGTCGCCGGCGCCGTCGCGAACATCGCGGACGCGCTGGCCTTTCTCGGCGGCGAGCGGGTCGACCTGATCCTGCTCGATCTGGAGATGCCGGACATCGACGGCCTGACCGGCCTTCCTGACCTGGTCGCGGCCGGCGGCGGCGACGCGCGGGTGCTGGTCGTCTCGTCGAGCTGCGATCAGGGCGCCGCGACGACCGTGCAGGCGCTCGCGCTGGGGGCGGCCGATACGCTCGTGAAGCCGGGCGGCCCCGGCTTCGTCGGGCGGTTCGCGGAGGTGTTGCGCGAGCGGATGACCCGGCTGACCGAGCGCCGGCCCAAGCCGATACCGCCAAGAACCGTGGAGCGCCCCGCCATCGGGCGTTTCGATATAGTGGCGATCGGCGCCTCGACGGGCGGAATCCACGCGCTCTCCAGCCTGCTCCGCGCGGTGCCGCGGACCTTCGACCGGCCGATCCTCATCACCCAGCATCTGCCAGCCTCCTTCTCGCCCTATTTCGCGGCGCAGATGGCGGTGCTCGGCAATCGCCCGTGCGATATCGCGGGGGACCGGATGCGGCTCCATCCGGGGAGGATCGTGGTCGCACCGGGCGATGCGCATATCGTCGCCGTGTCGCTGGGGGATAGCGGCTGCGCGCTGCGGCTGTCGCGCGAGCCGGTCGCCAACGGCAATATGCCATCGGTCGACCCGATGCTGTCGTCGCTGGCCGAGGTCTATGGCCCGCGCCTGCTCGCGGTGGTCCTGAGCGGCATGGGCCGCGACGGGCTGGAGGGCGCCGAGGCGGTCCGCCGCGCGGGCGGCACCGTGGTGGTGCAGGACGAGGCGTCGTCGGTCGTCTGGGGGATGCCGGGCGCGGTCGCCGGGGCGGGCCATGCCGATGCCGTCATGCCGCCGGAGGCGATCGGCGAGATGATCGCCGCGCAGGCGCGATGA
- a CDS encoding protein-glutamate O-methyltransferase CheR has protein sequence MTQPSEPASASTASIGALAALLAERTGQQLSSSRTWRIDVALKPLVAECGLATIEQLVQRWRADKDAAMGERIVDALLNQETSFFRDPGIIDTFAEAVLTRGKGGLRLWSAGCAFGQEPLSLAMAFAERGATAEVIATDVSPGALARARTSRYSQFEIQRGLPVTRMLRWFEQAGSDWVAVPALRAHISYRRHNLATDPPPPGRFDAILCRNVLFYLAPVLRTQILSRLADAMRPGGLLMLGAGETVIGLSNRFVPSARFRGFYELAPVRACQSSLGSATASG, from the coding sequence ATGACCCAGCCGTCCGAGCCGGCCAGCGCCAGCACCGCTTCGATCGGCGCGCTCGCCGCGCTGCTGGCGGAGCGGACCGGGCAGCAGCTTTCCTCCTCGCGCACCTGGCGGATCGACGTCGCGCTGAAGCCGCTGGTCGCGGAATGCGGGCTGGCCACGATCGAGCAGCTCGTCCAGCGCTGGCGCGCGGACAAGGATGCGGCGATGGGCGAACGGATCGTCGACGCGCTGCTCAATCAGGAAACCTCCTTCTTCCGCGATCCCGGCATCATCGACACCTTCGCCGAGGCGGTGCTCACGCGCGGCAAGGGCGGCCTCCGCCTGTGGTCCGCCGGCTGCGCCTTCGGTCAGGAACCATTGTCGCTGGCGATGGCCTTCGCGGAGCGTGGCGCGACGGCCGAGGTGATCGCCACCGACGTCTCGCCCGGCGCGCTCGCGCGGGCGCGGACCAGCCGGTACAGCCAGTTCGAGATACAGCGCGGCCTGCCGGTAACGCGGATGCTGCGCTGGTTCGAGCAGGCCGGGAGCGACTGGGTGGCGGTGCCGGCGCTTCGCGCGCATATTTCCTATCGCCGCCACAATCTCGCGACCGACCCGCCGCCACCCGGCCGCTTCGACGCGATCCTGTGCCGTAACGTATTGTTCTATCTGGCGCCGGTGCTGCGTACACAGATACTGAGCCGTCTCGCCGATGCGATGCGGCCCGGCGGGCTGCTCATGCTCGGCGCGGGGGAGACGGTGATCGGCCTTTCGAACCGCTTCGTGCCGAGCGCGCGCTTTCGCGGCTTCTACGAACTGGCGCCGGTGCGCGCCTGCCAGTCTTCACTTGGTTCCGCCACCGCATCGGGCTAG
- a CDS encoding N-acetylmuramoyl-L-alanine amidase, which yields MKVIEAPSPNFDDRSLPITMIVLHYTGMQDGESAIARLRDPAAKVSSHYVVAEDGTILRLVEEEMRAWHAGASHWRDVDDVNSASIGIEIVNPGHEFGYRPFPDEQVDAVIRLVHDIKDRYEITRGNIVGHSDVAPARKRDPGELFPWGRLARLRLALPRPTKNLVDPMWSQSGFLLALERFGYDVSDAMAAIMAFQRRFRPELIDGEIDAECRMILLALLLPKPQGDD from the coding sequence ATGAAGGTGATCGAGGCGCCGTCGCCCAATTTCGACGACCGGTCGCTGCCGATCACGATGATCGTGCTTCACTATACCGGGATGCAGGATGGCGAATCCGCTATCGCCCGGCTGCGCGATCCGGCGGCGAAGGTCTCCTCGCATTATGTCGTGGCGGAGGACGGCACGATCCTGCGGCTGGTGGAGGAGGAGATGCGCGCGTGGCACGCGGGCGCGTCGCACTGGCGCGACGTGGATGACGTCAACTCCGCCTCGATCGGGATCGAGATCGTCAATCCCGGCCACGAATTCGGCTATCGCCCGTTCCCGGACGAGCAGGTCGACGCGGTGATCCGCCTCGTCCATGACATCAAGGACCGCTACGAGATCACGCGCGGCAACATCGTCGGCCATTCAGACGTGGCGCCGGCCCGCAAGCGCGATCCGGGCGAGCTGTTCCCGTGGGGCAGGCTCGCGCGCCTTCGGCTGGCGCTGCCGCGTCCGACGAAGAACCTCGTCGACCCGATGTGGAGCCAGTCCGGCTTCCTGCTCGCGCTGGAACGGTTCGGCTATGACGTGAGCGACGCGATGGCGGCGATCATGGCGTTCCAGCGCCGCTTCCGCCCCGAGCTGATCGATGGGGAGATCGATGCGGAATGCCGCATGATCCTGCTCGCGCTGCTGCTTCCCAAACCGCAGGGAGACGATTAG
- a CDS encoding J domain-containing protein: MARSSRSNDWGFPRWRGYGSSREARQVRICDRHGCDEPGDCPAPKSPNSPDRWYFCERHAAEYNRGWNYFEGLDAEEAAEREAAERRDASGFEQARHYRWAGPGDGTRSRDEMRALEALELEPDADFDAIRAAWRRLAKANHPDVRPGDAEAATRFQAIQAAYDVLRVAEEAKSWRPA, encoded by the coding sequence ATGGCGCGATCGAGCAGATCAAATGACTGGGGCTTCCCTCGCTGGCGCGGCTACGGCTCCAGCCGGGAAGCGCGGCAGGTGCGCATCTGCGATCGCCACGGCTGCGACGAGCCGGGGGATTGCCCCGCGCCGAAATCGCCCAACAGCCCGGATCGCTGGTATTTCTGCGAGCGGCACGCGGCCGAATACAATCGCGGCTGGAACTATTTCGAGGGGCTGGACGCGGAGGAAGCCGCCGAGCGCGAGGCGGCGGAGCGGCGCGACGCTTCCGGCTTCGAGCAGGCGCGGCACTATCGCTGGGCCGGGCCGGGCGACGGCACGCGCTCGCGCGACGAGATGCGCGCACTGGAGGCGCTTGAGCTGGAGCCGGACGCCGATTTCGACGCGATCCGCGCGGCATGGCGGCGGCTCGCCAAGGCCAATCATCCCGATGTCCGCCCCGGCGACGCCGAGGCGGCGACGCGCTTCCAGGCGATTCAGGCGGCCTATGACGTGCTGCGTGTCGCCGAGGAGGCCAAAAGCTGGCGCCCGGCATGA
- a CDS encoding (2Fe-2S) ferredoxin domain-containing protein, with the protein MKRARSNWQEAVLVCDKCSRKIDGSFGPKGRGRLAKLLRKCPGMGKGRKATVGVIETKCLGLCPKHAVTVVDTRHPGEWLVVERGEDVAVLAERFVSLGD; encoded by the coding sequence ATGAAGCGCGCGCGCTCCAACTGGCAGGAGGCGGTGCTGGTATGCGACAAGTGCAGCCGCAAGATCGACGGCAGCTTCGGGCCGAAGGGGCGCGGCCGGCTTGCCAAGCTGCTCAGGAAATGTCCCGGAATGGGAAAGGGACGCAAGGCGACGGTCGGTGTGATCGAGACGAAATGCCTCGGCCTCTGCCCGAAACATGCCGTGACGGTGGTCGACACGCGCCACCCCGGCGAGTGGCTGGTGGTCGAGCGCGGTGAGGATGTCGCGGTGCTGGCCGAGCGTTTCGTCTCGCTCGGAGATTAG
- a CDS encoding SufE family protein gives MADRTDIAELHAEYEFLDADDRYRLLIDLGRALEPMPDALKTDATLVRGCSAAVWVYPQQREDGTLHFLADSNAAITKGIIALVLATVQDRTPAEVRATDIDAALAPFELKAQLSSNRTQGIPNMIALIRDTAARLT, from the coding sequence ATGGCCGACCGCACCGACATTGCCGAGCTTCACGCCGAATATGAGTTCCTCGACGCCGACGACCGCTATCGCCTGCTGATCGACCTCGGCCGCGCGCTGGAGCCGATGCCCGATGCGCTCAAGACCGATGCGACTCTGGTGCGCGGCTGCTCGGCTGCGGTGTGGGTCTATCCCCAGCAGCGCGAGGACGGGACGCTGCATTTCCTGGCGGACAGCAATGCGGCGATCACCAAGGGGATCATCGCGCTGGTGCTGGCGACGGTGCAGGATCGCACCCCGGCCGAGGTGCGCGCGACCGACATCGACGCCGCGCTCGCGCCGTTCGAGCTGAAGGCGCAGCTCAGCTCGAACCGGACGCAGGGCATTCCGAACATGATCGCGCTGATCCGCGACACGGCGGCGCGGCTCACCTAA
- the pspC gene encoding envelope stress response membrane protein PspC, with the protein MADESPTRFYLDKQNAKWKGVCAGIADYTGIDPLWVRLGTAAMVFVAQQWWIVIAYLVIAWVTPKKPIGLYQSADQEKFWQGVRSNPKRTTAEVRSKFRELDRRLADIELHYTSRNTQLANEIDSLR; encoded by the coding sequence ATGGCCGACGAAAGCCCGACGAGGTTCTATCTCGACAAGCAGAACGCCAAATGGAAGGGCGTCTGTGCCGGGATCGCGGACTATACCGGCATCGATCCGCTCTGGGTGCGCCTCGGCACCGCGGCGATGGTCTTCGTGGCGCAGCAATGGTGGATCGTCATCGCCTATCTCGTGATTGCCTGGGTGACGCCGAAGAAACCTATCGGCCTTTACCAGTCCGCCGATCAGGAGAAATTCTGGCAGGGCGTGCGCTCCAACCCGAAGCGCACCACCGCCGAGGTCCGCTCCAAGTTCCGCGAACTGGACCGCCGCCTCGCCGATATCGAGCTGCACTATACGAGCCGCAACACGCAGCTCGCCAACGAAATTGACAGCCTGCGCTGA
- the pspB gene encoding envelope stress response membrane protein PspB → MEDVFVPVFVCGILFIGLPWLIMHYVTKWKQAPGGMTAEDEQLLDELHSLARRLEDRVNTVERLVAADNPDFRPGLSDYHREPDYRLENQTQRRN, encoded by the coding sequence ATGGAGGACGTGTTCGTCCCGGTGTTCGTCTGCGGCATCCTGTTCATCGGATTGCCCTGGCTGATCATGCATTATGTCACGAAGTGGAAACAGGCCCCCGGCGGCATGACGGCGGAGGATGAGCAACTGCTCGACGAGTTGCACTCGCTCGCGCGCCGGCTTGAGGACCGCGTGAATACCGTCGAGCGGCTGGTCGCAGCCGACAATCCCGATTTCCGTCCCGGGCTGAGTGATTATCACCGCGAACCGGATTATCGGCTGGAAAACCAGACCCAGAGGAGGAACTGA
- the pspA gene encoding phage shock protein PspA translates to MGIFSRTRDIVAANMAELLDKAEDPAKMIRMIILEMEETLVEVRASAARTIADSKEMRRHIAKLESLEANWTEKAELALSKDREDLAKAALVERQKATDMVDQLRAEVKVLDDALRSSEEDIAKLQAKLREARAKQNNIATRLESANNRTRLREMWNGPRTHEAFSRFDMLERRVDEAEGRADAMGLGAQPKTLEEEIAELKSADKIDAELAALKARLNKGN, encoded by the coding sequence ATGGGCATCTTTTCCCGCACCCGCGACATCGTCGCCGCGAACATGGCCGAGCTGCTCGACAAGGCGGAGGACCCGGCGAAGATGATCCGCATGATCATCCTCGAGATGGAGGAGACGCTGGTCGAGGTCCGGGCATCGGCCGCGCGGACGATCGCCGACAGCAAGGAGATGCGCCGCCATATCGCGAAGCTGGAATCGCTGGAGGCGAACTGGACGGAGAAGGCGGAACTCGCGCTCTCCAAGGATCGCGAGGATCTGGCCAAGGCCGCGCTGGTCGAGCGCCAGAAGGCGACCGACATGGTCGATCAACTCCGCGCCGAGGTGAAGGTGCTGGACGATGCATTGCGCTCCTCCGAGGAGGATATCGCCAAGCTCCAGGCCAAGCTGCGCGAGGCGCGGGCCAAGCAGAACAACATCGCGACGCGACTGGAAAGCGCCAACAACCGCACCCGCCTGCGCGAGATGTGGAATGGGCCGCGCACGCACGAGGCGTTCAGCCGGTTCGACATGCTGGAGCGCCGCGTGGACGAGGCCGAGGGCCGCGCCGACGCGATGGGTCTGGGCGCGCAGCCCAAGACGCTCGAGGAGGAGATCGCGGAGCTGAAATCCGCCGACAAGATCGATGCCGAGCTGGCCGCGTTGAAGGCCCGGCTGAACAAGGGGAATTGA
- the pspF gene encoding phage shock protein operon transcriptional activator has protein sequence MERTTQVIGQSGVFLDALERASRAAALDRPVLVIGERGTGKELVAERLHRLSPRWDQPLVVMNCAALPETLIEAELFGHEAGAFTGATKARVGRFEEAHRGTLFLDELGTLSMGAQERLLRAVEYGEVTRIGASRPVQVDVRIVAATNEHLPDKVDRNEFRADLLDRLSFEVVTLPPLRARRGDIPVLADYFGRRMAAELGWDSWSGFGPAALDAMLEYRWPGNVRELRNVVERAVYRWDLTDPIDVIEFDPFASPYRPGSAGLVQTAPARVAPMPDQEDDEVAACEVGPSDFKSRVARFEKELLTRALAENRFNQRATADALGLSYDQLRHALRRHDLVGAVA, from the coding sequence ATGGAGCGGACGACACAGGTTATCGGGCAATCGGGCGTGTTCCTCGATGCGCTCGAGCGTGCCAGCCGCGCGGCGGCGCTTGACCGGCCCGTGCTGGTGATCGGCGAGCGGGGCACCGGCAAGGAGCTGGTTGCCGAACGCCTCCACCGTCTCAGCCCGCGCTGGGATCAGCCGCTCGTCGTCATGAATTGCGCCGCGCTGCCCGAGACGCTGATCGAGGCGGAATTGTTCGGCCACGAGGCGGGTGCCTTCACCGGCGCGACCAAGGCGCGCGTCGGGCGATTCGAGGAGGCGCACCGCGGCACGCTGTTCCTCGACGAGCTGGGGACCCTGTCGATGGGCGCGCAGGAGCGGCTGCTGCGCGCGGTGGAATATGGCGAGGTGACGCGGATCGGCGCCTCGCGCCCGGTGCAGGTCGACGTGCGCATCGTCGCCGCCACCAACGAGCATCTGCCCGACAAGGTGGACCGCAACGAATTTCGCGCCGACCTGCTCGATCGCCTGTCGTTCGAGGTGGTGACGTTGCCGCCACTACGCGCCCGGCGCGGCGATATCCCGGTGCTGGCGGACTATTTCGGCCGGCGCATGGCGGCGGAGCTTGGGTGGGATAGCTGGTCCGGCTTCGGGCCGGCGGCGCTCGACGCGATGCTTGAATATCGCTGGCCGGGCAATGTGCGCGAGTTGCGCAACGTGGTGGAGCGCGCGGTCTATCGCTGGGACCTGACCGACCCGATCGACGTGATCGAGTTCGATCCCTTCGCGTCGCCCTATCGGCCCGGTTCGGCGGGTCTGGTGCAAACGGCGCCGGCAAGGGTCGCGCCGATGCCGGATCAAGAGGACGATGAGGTCGCGGCGTGCGAGGTCGGGCCGTCCGACTTCAAGAGCCGGGTCGCGCGGTTCGAGAAGGAATTGCTGACCCGCGCGCTGGCGGAAAACCGCTTCAACCAGCGCGCGACGGCGGACGCGCTCGGCCTCAGCTACGACCAGCTTCGCCACGCGCTTCGCCGCCATGATCTGGTCGGAGCGGTTGCGTAA